The nucleotide sequence AACAGAACACGGACAGAACAAATACAGAGCAGCAACTGAATTGGCGGGGCTCGCCCCGCCAGCTGATGGGAGAGCCGCCAGTCGGCTCATGCAGATGCACGGGAGCCGTTCGCGGCCCACCTCTTGCCCAGCGCCAGTCCCTGACCGGTGCACAACAACAATCGGGCACTTCAAGGAGCATGCCATGCAACTCAACAAACTCGCCTTCGGCATCGCCGTCGGCACCATGACCGCCATGGGCACCCTGCCGGCCATCGCCAATGCCGCGGATACCTACACCTGGAAGATGGTCACCTCGTGGCCGAAGAACTTCCCGGGCGTAGGCCAGGGGCCGGAACGCCTCGCGCGCCTCGTCGATGAGATGTCTGATGGACGCCTCAAGATCAAGGTCTACGGCGCCGGACAGCTGGTGCCGGGCTTCGAGGTGCTCGATACCGTCTCTTCCGGTACGGCGCAGATCGGCCACTCAGCCTCCTACTACTGGAAAGGCAAGGCGCCGGAAGCCCAGTTCTTCGCCGCCGTCCCCTTCGGCATGACCGCACAGGAAATGAACGCCTGGCTGCATTACGGCGGGGGGCTGGAGCTCTGGAACGAGGTCTATGACAAGTTCGGTGTCGAAGTCATGGCCGGTGGTGCCTCGGGCGTGCAGATGGGCGGCTGGTTCAACAAGGAGATCAACTCGGTTGCCGATCTCGACGGCCTGAAGATGCGCATGCCGGGGCTGGGTGGCGATGTCATGCAGCAGATGGGCGTGGCGACCGTCAGCATGCCGGGCGGCGAGATCTTCACCTCGCTGCAGTCCGGCGCCATCGATGCCACCGAATGGATCGGGCCGTACAACGACCTGGCCTTCGGTCTCTATCAGGCCGCCAAGTACTACTACTATCCGGGCTGGCACGAGCCGACCGTCACCTTCGAGGCCATCGTCAATGACGACGCCATGGCCGAGCTGCCCAAGGACCTGCAGGCCATCCTGCGCTCCGCGGTACGTGACGTGAACCAGGACATGCTCGACGAGTACACCGCGCGCAACAACGATGCCCTCGAGACACTGCTCAACGAGCACAAGGTCGAGCTGCGTCGCTATCCGCAGGACGTGCTCGACAAGGCACGCGAACTGTCAGGCGAAGTGGTCAAGAAACTCGGCGACTCCAATGAGCTGGCAGGCCGCATCTACGAGTCCTACACCACCTTCGAAGGCAAGGTCGAGAAGTGGCACGAAGTCTCCGAACAGGCCTTCCTGAACGCCCGTAATCCGGAAGGCATTCAGTAACGAGTCCCTGCTTTACCTGCGCCGCTCTCCCGCGCGAGACGGCGCAGGCCTGTCATCCAATGCTTGCGGCCGCTCCCTCGGGAGCGGCTTTTTTTGGGTCTGCAGAGTGCGTGAAGCGGTGGCTCAGCTCTCGAGCAGGAAGGTCACCGGCCCATCATTGAGCAGCGAGACCTGCATGTTGGCCCCGAAGCGTCCGGTCTCGATTCCCACACCAAGCTCCTCCCCGTGTTCACGCGCCTTGTCGACCAGATACGCGAACAGCCGCTCGCCTTCCGCCGGCGGCGCAGCCGAGGAGAAACTGGGACGCATGCCACTGCCGGTGTCCGCCGCCAGCGTGAACTGCGAGACCAGCAGCAGACTGCCACCCGCCTGCTGGACGTTGAGATTCATCTTGTCGTTCTCGTCGCCAAAGACACGGTAGTGCAGCAGCTTGTGCAGCAGCTTGTCGGCGCGCGCCTCATCATCGCCCTTCTCGACACCCACCAGCACCAGCAGACCGCCCGCGATGGCGCCGACCGTCTCGTTCTCCACCACGACCTGTGCCTGGGTGACGCGCTGGATCAATGCTCGCATGCCACTTGCTCCTTCAAGAGATGAATGATGATGAGCAGGAGCATACCAGACGCGAACGCCCCGCAGACCGAGTCTGCGGGGCGTTCGTGATGCGCATGTCCAATGAGCCGTATCGGTGGCTAGCTGGCCAGGCCGGGCAGGAAGAGCGCGATCTGCGGGAACAGCATCAGCAGCACCGTCGCCAGCAACAGCAGGGCAATGAAGGGTGGCGTGCCACGGATGACCTCCATGTAAGGCTTTCGGAACACCGCCACCGCCGTGAAGATGTCGCAGCCGAAGGGTGGCGTCGCCGAACCGATCGCCGCCTGCAGGGTGACGAGGGTACCGACCAGCACCGGGTCCAGTCCGGCGGCATCGACGGCCGGGGCAAATACCGGCGCCAGAATCAGGATCACCACGATGGGATCGACGAACATGCAACCGACGAAATAGGCCACCGCGATCACCGCCAGCAGCGCCAGGGCGTGTTCTGACAGGTACGGGATGTACCCGCCGAGAATGGCATCCGGGATCTTGGCGAACGAGATCATCCACGAGAAGCCGGCGCCCGCCGCCACCAGAATGAAGACCACCGCGGTGATCAGACCGGTGGAGAAGGCCACGCCGGGCAGGTCCTTGAGCGTGACGCCACGGTAGATGAGCATCTCGAGAATCAGCGCATAGATCACCGAGACCGTGGCGGCCTCCGTCGGCGAGAACATCCCCGAGTAGATGCCGCCGATGATGATAACCGGGAAGCCGGCGGGCAGACTGGCGCGCTTCAATGCCTTGAGGCGCGCAGGCCAG is from Cobetia marina and encodes:
- a CDS encoding TRAP transporter substrate-binding protein; its protein translation is MTAMGTLPAIANAADTYTWKMVTSWPKNFPGVGQGPERLARLVDEMSDGRLKIKVYGAGQLVPGFEVLDTVSSGTAQIGHSASYYWKGKAPEAQFFAAVPFGMTAQEMNAWLHYGGGLELWNEVYDKFGVEVMAGGASGVQMGGWFNKEINSVADLDGLKMRMPGLGGDVMQQMGVATVSMPGGEIFTSLQSGAIDATEWIGPYNDLAFGLYQAAKYYYYPGWHEPTVTFEAIVNDDAMAELPKDLQAILRSAVRDVNQDMLDEYTARNNDALETLLNEHKVELRRYPQDVLDKARELSGEVVKKLGDSNELAGRIYESYTTFEGKVEKWHEVSEQAFLNARNPEGIQ
- the dtd gene encoding D-aminoacyl-tRNA deacylase, which translates into the protein MRALIQRVTQAQVVVENETVGAIAGGLLVLVGVEKGDDEARADKLLHKLLHYRVFGDENDKMNLNVQQAGGSLLLVSQFTLAADTGSGMRPSFSSAAPPAEGERLFAYLVDKAREHGEELGVGIETGRFGANMQVSLLNDGPVTFLLES
- a CDS encoding TRAP transporter large permease, which codes for MWILLVMVGLLLLGVPMMVPLSVGTFFLLFSDFPFLKPELVIQQMIGGLQPVVLTAVPMFILAADIMLKGSTAQRLLDVVERFVGHWRGGLPVTTALGCTLFGAVSGSTQATVVAMGRPLRPRLLEAGYSDKFTIALIINASDIALLIPPSIGMIIYGVATGTSVGDLFIAGIGPGLMILVLFSLYCMWKSWKLGIAPQPKADWPARLKALKRASLPAGFPVIIIGGIYSGMFSPTEAATVSVIYALILEMLIYRGVTLKDLPGVAFSTGLITAVVFILVAAGAGFSWMISFAKIPDAILGGYIPYLSEHALALLAVIAVAYFVGCMFVDPIVVILILAPVFAPAVDAAGLDPVLVGTLVTLQAAIGSATPPFGCDIFTAVAVFRKPYMEVIRGTPPFIALLLLATVLLMLFPQIALFLPGLAS